CGGGAAGCTCACGCACGTGGGCGGTGCGACGGGCCGGATCCAGGGCGCCGACCACTCGCTGGTCGACTACAACCGCGCCGGCGTGCCGCTCGTGGAGATCGTCACCGACATCATCTACGGCGCGGAAGGCGAGGCCCCCGAGCTCGCGAAGGCGTACGTGTCGACCATCCGCGACATCGTCGTGGCGCTCGGCATCTCCGACGCGAAGATGGAGCGCGGCAACCTCCGCTGCGACGCGAACATCTCGCTGAGCCCGCGCGGATCCGGGAAGCTCGGCACCCGCACGGAGACGAAGAACGTCAACTCGCTCCGTTCGGTCGAGCGCGCCATCCGCTACGAGATCCAGCGCCAGGCGGCCATCCTCGCCGCGGGCGGCACGATCACTCAGGAGACGCGGCACTGGCACGAGGACACCGGCCGCACGTCGGCCGGCCGGCCGAAGAGCGACGCCGACGACTACCGCTACTTCCCCGAGCCCGACCTGCTGCCCGTGCAGCCGAGCGCCGAGCTGATCGAGGAGCTGCGGGCAGCGCTCCCCGAGGCGCCCGCGATCCGCCGCCGCCGGCTCAAGGGCGAGTGGGGCTTCACCGACCTCGAGTTCCAGGACGTCGTGAACTCGGGGCTCCTCACCGAGCTCGTGGACACGGTCGAGGCCGGCGCCGCACCCCAGGCGGCGCGCAAGTGGTGGACGGGCGAGATCGCCCGCATCGCCAACGCGCGCGGCGTGGACGCGGCGACGCTCATCAGCCCCACGCAGGTCGCGTCCGTCATCGAGCTGGTCGAGGCCGGCACGCTGACGAACCGCCTGGCGCGCGACGTGATCGAGGGAGTCATCGACGGCGAGGGCACGGCGCAGGAGGTCGTGGACGCCCGCGGCCTCGCGGTCGTGTCCGACGACGGCCCGCTCATCGAGGCGATCGACGCGGCGCTGCAGGCGCAGCCCGACGTGCTCGCGAAGATCCGCGACGGCAAGGTGCAGGCGGCCGGCGCCGTCATCGGCGCCGTGATGAAGGCCATGCGCGGCCAGGCGGACGCGGCCCGCGTCCGCGAGCTCGTGCTGGAGCGCGCGCAGGCCTCGTGACCGCGACCCTCGTCGCCCGCGGCCTCGCCGGAGGACACGGGCACCGCACGCTGTTCTCCGGGCTCGACCTCACGGTCGCGCCCGGGGACGTCGTCGGCCTCGTCGGCGCGAACGGCGCGGGCAAGAGCACGCTGCTCCGGCTCCTCGCCGGCGTCGACGCGCCGCAGGACGGCCGCGTGCTGCTCTCGCCCGCGGACGCGTTCATCGGCTGGCTGCCGCAGGAGCACGAGAGGATCCCGGGCGAGACCGTCGCGGGCTACGTCGCCCGCCGCACCGGCTGCGCCGAGGCCTCGGCCGAGCTGGATCGCACGGCCGTCGCGCTCGGCGAGGGCCTGCCCGGCGCCGACGACGCGTACGGCACGGCGCTCGACCGCTGGATGGCGAGCGGCGCGGCCGACCTCGACGAGCGCCTCCCCGTGACGCTCGCGGAGCTCGGGCTCGACCTCGATCCGGAGCTCCCCACCGCCGGCCTCTCCGGCGGGCAGGCTGCCCGCGTCGCCCTCGCCGCGCTGCTGCTCAGCCGCTTCGACATCGTGCTCCTCGACGAGCCCACCAACGACCTGGACCTCGACGGCCTCGCGCGCCTGGAGTCGTTCGTCCGCGGCCTGCGCGGCGGCGTCGTGCTCGTCTCGCACGACCGGGAGTTCCTCGCGCGCTGCGTCACGACCGTCGTCGAGCTCGACCTCGCGCAGGACAGCGTCCGCGTGTACGAGGGCGGCTACGACGCGTTCCTCGAGGAGCGCCAGGTCGCGCGCCGCCACGCTCGCGAGGCCTACGAGCAGTTCGCCGACACCAAGGCGGACCTCGTGTCCCGCGCCCGCACGCAGCGCGAGTGGTCGTCGCAGGGCGTCCGCAACGCGATGCGCAAGTCGCCCGACAACGACAAGATCCGGCGCAAGGCGTCCGTCGAGTCCAGCGAGAAGCAGGGCCAGAAGGTCCGACAGATGGAGAGCCGCATCGCGCGCCTCGAGGAGGTCGAGGAGCCGCGCAAGGAGTGGGAGCTCGCCTTCACCATCGGGCAGGCGCCGCGCTCGAGCGCCGTGGTGGCGACGCTGCGCGAGGCGACCGTCACGCGCGGCGGGTTCACGCTGGGACCCGTGTCGCTGCAGGTGGACGGCGGCGACCGCATCGGGATCACCGGCCCGAACGGCGCAGGCAAGTCGACGCTGCTCGGGCTGATCCTCGGCCGCATCGCGCCGGACGCGGGCGATGCGTCGCCCGGCCGCAGCGTGCAGGTGGGCGAGATCGACCAGGCCCGCGCGGCCCTCCGCGGTGACGCGCCCCTCGCCGAGTCGTTCGCGGAGCAGGTGCCGGACATGTCGCCCGCCGAGGTCCGCACGCTGCTCGCGAAGTTCGGGCTGCGCGCCGACCACGTCACGCGTCCCGTCGACGGCCTCTCGCCCGGTGAGCGGACGCGCGCGGGCCTCGCGCTCCTGCAGGCCCGCGGCGTCAACCTGCTCGTGCTCGACGAGCCGACCAACCACC
This genomic interval from Clavibacter michiganensis contains the following:
- the gatB gene encoding Asp-tRNA(Asn)/Glu-tRNA(Gln) amidotransferase subunit GatB, which translates into the protein MAKAELMDYDEAIEMFEPVLGFEVHVELNTRTKMFSDAPNFFGGEPNTNITPVDLGLPGSLPVVNEQAVKHSISLGLALGCEIAPSSRFARKNYFYPDLAKNYQISQFDEPIAFRGSVEVEMPDGRIVTVPIERAHMEEDAGKLTHVGGATGRIQGADHSLVDYNRAGVPLVEIVTDIIYGAEGEAPELAKAYVSTIRDIVVALGISDAKMERGNLRCDANISLSPRGSGKLGTRTETKNVNSLRSVERAIRYEIQRQAAILAAGGTITQETRHWHEDTGRTSAGRPKSDADDYRYFPEPDLLPVQPSAELIEELRAALPEAPAIRRRRLKGEWGFTDLEFQDVVNSGLLTELVDTVEAGAAPQAARKWWTGEIARIANARGVDAATLISPTQVASVIELVEAGTLTNRLARDVIEGVIDGEGTAQEVVDARGLAVVSDDGPLIEAIDAALQAQPDVLAKIRDGKVQAAGAVIGAVMKAMRGQADAARVRELVLERAQAS
- a CDS encoding ABC-F family ATP-binding cassette domain-containing protein, giving the protein MTATLVARGLAGGHGHRTLFSGLDLTVAPGDVVGLVGANGAGKSTLLRLLAGVDAPQDGRVLLSPADAFIGWLPQEHERIPGETVAGYVARRTGCAEASAELDRTAVALGEGLPGADDAYGTALDRWMASGAADLDERLPVTLAELGLDLDPELPTAGLSGGQAARVALAALLLSRFDIVLLDEPTNDLDLDGLARLESFVRGLRGGVVLVSHDREFLARCVTTVVELDLAQDSVRVYEGGYDAFLEERQVARRHAREAYEQFADTKADLVSRARTQREWSSQGVRNAMRKSPDNDKIRRKASVESSEKQGQKVRQMESRIARLEEVEEPRKEWELAFTIGQAPRSSAVVATLREATVTRGGFTLGPVSLQVDGGDRIGITGPNGAGKSTLLGLILGRIAPDAGDASPGRSVQVGEIDQARAALRGDAPLAESFAEQVPDMSPAEVRTLLAKFGLRADHVTRPVDGLSPGERTRAGLALLQARGVNLLVLDEPTNHLDLPAIEQLEQALDSYDGTLLLVTHDRRMLDAVRLDRHWHVDRGGVTGS